A region from the Leopardus geoffroyi isolate Oge1 chromosome E3, O.geoffroyi_Oge1_pat1.0, whole genome shotgun sequence genome encodes:
- the ARPC1B gene encoding actin-related protein 2/3 complex subunit 1B, which produces MAYHSFLVEPISCHAWNKDRTQIAICPNNHEVHIYEKSGAKWVKVHELKEHNGQVTGIDWAPESNRIVTCGTDRNAYVWTLKGRTWKPTLVILRINRAARCVRWAPNENKFAVGSGSRVISICYFEQENDWWVCKHIKKPIRSTVLSLDWHPNNVLLAAGSCDFKCRIFSAYIKEVEERPAPTPWGSKMPFGELMFESSSSCGWVHGVCFSASGSRVAWVSHDSTVCLADADKKMAVATLASETLPLLALTFITENSLVAAGHDCFPVLFTYDSATGTLSFGGRLDVPKQSSQRGLTARERFQNLDKKASSEGGAAAGSGLDSLHKNSVSQISVLTGGKAKCSQFCTTGMDGGMSIWDVKSLESALKDLKIK; this is translated from the exons ATGGCTTACCACAGCTTCCTCGTGGAGCCCATCAGCTGTCACGCCTGGAACAAGGACCGCACCC aGATTGCCATCTGCCCCAACAACCACGAGGTACACATCTATGAGAAGAGCGGGGCCAAGTGGGTCAAGGTGCACGAGCTCAAGGAGCACAATGGACAGGTGACAG GCATCGACTGGGCCCCCGAAAGTAACCGGATTGTGACCTGCGGCACAGACCGCAACGCCTACGTGTGGACGCTGAAGGGCCGCACGTGGAAGCCCACGCTGGTCATCCTGCGGATCAACCGGGCTGCTCGCTGTGTGCGCTGGGCCCCCAACGAGAACAAGTTTGCTGTGGGGAGTGGTTCCCGTGTCATCTCCATCTGTTATTTTGAGCAGGAAAATGACTG gTGGGTGTGCAAGCACATCAAGAAGCCCATCCGCTCCACAGTCCTCAGCCTGGACTGGCACCCCAACAACGTGCTCCTGGCCGCAGGCTCCTGTGACTTCAAGTGCCG GATCTTCTCAGCCTACATCAAGGAGGTAGAGGAGCGTCCAGCACCCACCCCGTGGGGCTCCAAGATGCCATTTGGGGAGCTCATGTTTGAGTCCAGCAGTAGCTGTGGCTGGGTGCATGGCGTCTGCTTTTCAGCCAGTGGCAGCCGCGTGGCCTGGGTCAGCCACGACAGCACTGTGTGCCTGGCCGATGCCGACAAGAAAATGGC cgtGGCAACTCTGGCCTCTGAAACACTGCCGCTGCTGGCCCTGACCTTCATCACCGAGAACAGTCTGGTGGCAGcg GGCCACGACTGTTTCCCGGTGCTGTTTACCTACGACAGCGCCACGGGGACGCTAAGCTTCGGTGGGCGGCTGGATGTGCCCAAGCAAAGCTCGCAGCGTGGCTTGACGGCCCGGGAGCGCTTCCAGAACCTGGACAAGAAGGCGAGCTCAGAGGGCGGTGCGGCCGCAGGCTCGGGCCTGGACTCGCTGCACAAGAACAGCGTGAG CCAGATCTCGGTGCTCACCGGAGGAAAGGCCAAGTGCTCCCAGTTCTGCACCACGGGCATGGATGGCGGCATGAGCATCTGGGACGTGAAG AGCTTGGAATCAGCCTTGAAGGACCTCAAGATCAAATGA